The proteins below come from a single Halomicroarcula saliterrae genomic window:
- a CDS encoding homoserine kinase: MLTVRAPATSANLGSGFDVFGVALERPADIVRVSKADRTTIEVTGAGSQFIPEDPEKNTVGAVAEALSAPAHIQIDKGVRPASGLGSSAASAAAAAVGLNALYDRGYSREELVPVAAKGEAVVSGDAHDDNVAPSILGGFTIATESGVRQVDASIPLVACLPDIVVSTRDARRVVPEHARVEQLVETVGNAATLTTGMHRDDPGLVGEGMHDTVVTPARAKLIDGYESVREAALAAGATGVTISGAGPTVIAACYEGSQRAIASAMLDTFGEHDVEARAYQSRIGRGAQIY, from the coding sequence ATGCTAACTGTCCGGGCGCCGGCTACCAGCGCGAACCTCGGTAGCGGCTTCGACGTCTTCGGTGTCGCGCTGGAGCGCCCGGCCGACATCGTCCGCGTCTCGAAGGCCGACCGGACGACCATCGAGGTGACCGGCGCCGGCAGCCAGTTCATCCCGGAGGACCCGGAGAAAAACACCGTCGGCGCCGTCGCCGAGGCGCTTTCGGCCCCCGCGCACATCCAGATAGACAAAGGCGTACGGCCGGCGTCGGGACTGGGGTCGTCGGCCGCGAGCGCCGCCGCAGCGGCCGTCGGCCTCAACGCGCTGTACGACCGCGGCTACAGCCGCGAGGAGCTGGTCCCCGTCGCGGCCAAGGGCGAGGCCGTCGTCTCCGGCGACGCCCACGACGACAACGTCGCCCCGTCGATTCTGGGTGGCTTCACCATCGCCACCGAATCCGGCGTCCGGCAGGTCGACGCCTCTATCCCGCTTGTCGCCTGTCTCCCCGACATCGTCGTCTCGACGCGGGACGCCCGCCGCGTGGTCCCGGAACACGCCCGCGTCGAGCAACTGGTCGAGACCGTGGGCAACGCCGCCACGCTCACCACCGGCATGCACCGCGACGACCCCGGCCTCGTCGGCGAGGGGATGCACGACACCGTGGTCACGCCGGCCCGCGCGAAACTCATCGACGGCTACGAGTCGGTCCGCGAGGCCGCGCTGGCGGCGGGCGCGACCGGCGTGACGATCTCCGGCGCCGGTCCCACGGTGATTGCCGCGTGTTACGAGGGCTCACAGCGCGCCATCGCGAGTGCGATGCTCGACACCTTCGGCGAGCACGACGTGGAGGCCCGCGCGTACCAGAGCCGTATCGGTCGGGGTGCCCAGATCTACTGA
- a CDS encoding histidine kinase N-terminal 7TM domain-containing protein, with product MYADVVVVVLAGSAAGAVVSGVLAAGAWRDRTVPGTVPFAWLMVAAAGWCLLNIAWLTTSDPAVATGVFLFTRLTSGLIVGLWVVFALAYTGRDSWLTPARLAGLLLTPTLYAVLALTNPLHGLVTANVVSVTRAGLTLFVGRAGPVYTVQTVFAAGLVAAGYVLFGEFLLRSRNLYRKQTFVILTAGLLTAGAHGLFVLGATPHPGIDSTPLTFALNGALVGVALLRYDFVSVTPLAGDLLVDELPDPVLALDGDDRVIDYNAAAATLLGTGELGGRPVDEACDGLLGDIERDEVFAVGDPLSYYDPQTSPITDQRGAVRGRLVVLREVTGQQRRQDRLEALQAATRQFIEADQPETVSELTVSFATRVLDQNAAAVFLATDDGRLEPAAMSDVVSESVAESVLQIDPEQTPAHNLWRTYESGEQRVAECGGCGVPMERALMVPMGDHGVLAIASADERYVREDRQYARILAHTTQVALEQLARQRELRESRASIQRRNEQIAFFNGVLRHSVRNAMLVVQGRSDHLRTSVGEDEHHHIDSITDWCDRLTEMSDAIRDINETVTASESERLEAVSLSAAVRDAVERSVPDDSAVAVELAVADDWVRANHLAEEVLGSVVENAVEHNTSAEPRVEIETRHAGDWIQVRVADNGPGISDELKTTVFERSLSNDQTAGGFGLYFVSVMMDLYGGKVWYEDNDPEGAVATLEFQRAEPPERGAGTAARANATTETQSKSHDE from the coding sequence ATGTACGCCGACGTCGTCGTGGTGGTTCTCGCTGGAAGTGCAGCCGGTGCTGTCGTCAGTGGGGTGCTCGCGGCGGGCGCGTGGCGCGACCGGACGGTCCCGGGGACGGTCCCGTTCGCCTGGCTGATGGTCGCCGCCGCCGGCTGGTGTCTGCTGAACATCGCGTGGCTCACGACCTCCGACCCGGCGGTCGCTACGGGCGTGTTCCTGTTTACGCGGCTCACCTCCGGCCTCATCGTCGGACTCTGGGTCGTGTTCGCGCTCGCGTACACGGGCCGGGACAGCTGGCTCACGCCCGCGCGGCTGGCCGGCCTGTTGCTGACGCCGACGCTGTACGCCGTGTTGGCGCTGACGAACCCGCTTCACGGGCTCGTCACGGCGAACGTCGTTTCGGTCACGCGCGCCGGTCTGACGCTGTTCGTTGGCCGGGCCGGACCCGTCTACACGGTCCAGACGGTCTTCGCCGCCGGCCTCGTCGCGGCCGGCTACGTCCTGTTCGGGGAGTTCCTGCTGCGCTCGCGGAACCTCTATCGCAAACAGACGTTCGTCATCCTCACCGCGGGGCTGTTGACCGCCGGCGCCCACGGCCTGTTCGTGCTCGGTGCGACCCCGCATCCCGGCATCGACAGCACGCCGCTGACGTTCGCGCTCAACGGCGCCCTCGTCGGGGTCGCGCTCCTGCGCTACGATTTCGTCTCGGTCACGCCGCTGGCGGGCGACCTGCTCGTCGACGAGCTCCCCGACCCCGTCCTCGCGCTCGACGGCGACGACCGCGTCATCGACTACAACGCGGCCGCGGCGACACTGCTCGGCACCGGGGAGCTCGGCGGACGCCCCGTGGACGAGGCCTGTGACGGCCTGCTCGGCGACATCGAGCGCGACGAGGTGTTCGCCGTCGGCGACCCGCTGTCGTACTACGACCCACAGACCAGCCCCATCACGGACCAGCGCGGCGCGGTCCGGGGCCGGCTGGTCGTCCTCCGGGAGGTCACCGGCCAGCAGCGCCGACAGGACCGGCTGGAGGCGCTGCAGGCGGCGACCCGGCAGTTCATCGAGGCCGACCAGCCGGAGACCGTCTCTGAGCTGACCGTCAGCTTCGCCACGCGGGTGCTCGACCAGAACGCGGCCGCCGTCTTCCTGGCCACCGACGACGGCCGGCTCGAACCGGCCGCGATGAGCGACGTGGTCTCGGAGTCGGTGGCCGAGTCGGTGTTGCAGATCGACCCCGAGCAGACACCGGCGCACAACCTCTGGCGGACCTACGAGAGCGGCGAGCAGCGCGTCGCCGAGTGTGGCGGCTGTGGCGTCCCGATGGAACGCGCGCTGATGGTGCCGATGGGCGACCACGGCGTGCTGGCTATCGCCTCGGCGGACGAGCGCTACGTGAGAGAAGACCGGCAGTACGCCCGGATACTCGCCCACACCACACAGGTGGCCCTCGAACAGCTCGCCCGCCAGCGCGAACTCAGGGAGAGCCGCGCGTCGATACAGCGCCGCAACGAGCAGATAGCGTTCTTCAACGGCGTCCTCAGGCACTCGGTGCGGAACGCGATGCTCGTCGTACAGGGGCGTTCTGACCACCTCAGAACCAGCGTCGGCGAAGACGAACACCACCACATCGACAGCATCACCGACTGGTGTGACCGCCTCACCGAGATGAGCGACGCCATCAGGGATATCAACGAGACGGTGACGGCCAGCGAGAGCGAGCGCCTGGAGGCGGTGTCGCTGTCGGCCGCCGTCCGGGACGCCGTCGAGCGCAGTGTCCCCGACGACAGCGCGGTCGCGGTCGAACTGGCGGTCGCCGACGACTGGGTGCGCGCCAACCACCTCGCCGAGGAAGTGCTCGGCAGCGTCGTCGAAAACGCCGTCGAACACAACACGAGTGCGGAGCCCCGCGTCGAAATCGAAACCCGGCACGCCGGCGACTGGATTCAGGTCCGCGTTGCGGACAACGGCCCCGGCATCAGCGACGAACTGAAGACCACGGTGTTCGAGCGGTCGCTCTCCAACGACCAGACCGCCGGCGGCTTCGGCCTCTACTTCGTCTCCGTGATGATGGACCTCTACGGCGGGAAGGTGTGGTACGAGGACAACGACCCGGAAGGCGCCGTCGCGACACTGGAGTTCCAGCGGGCCGAGCCGCCCGAGCGCGGGGCCGGGACGGCGGCCCGAGCGAACGCGACGACGGAAACACAAAGTAAATCCCACGACGAGTGA
- a CDS encoding NAD(P)/FAD-dependent oxidoreductase — MIGVVGGGVAGLAAAYRLQQRGHDVRVFEASEDLGGLAAVYETDGDPIEKFYHHLSKSEETIVELAEELGLGGDVEWRIGENAYYVDGVVHPMDKPWEILSFPHWSLYDKFRLGMLTLDVDVRGGIPKFDTYEKLEDFEDVPVEEFARDHTTQNVYETFFEPLLDAKFGSRKADVSAAWLLGRIKFRGERDILNGEILGYLDGGFGRLLDALVDAVGRENVETGTRVTDIESTDGEVTGLTAEHEGEDGETVTEAHDVDSVVVAAMPDVLEDLTGYPCEIDFQGTVCSVISMDEPLLDTYWLNIADEAPFGALIEHTNFVERERYGGEHLLYVARYIQSPEEDVWQQDDDEVRETWLSGIESLFPEFDRDAVNWVRTSRNPRTAPVYERGYLDMVVPYDLSEDVADGVYYAGMASEAQYPERSLNGGIVAGYEVADRIHET, encoded by the coding sequence ATGATCGGTGTCGTCGGTGGCGGTGTCGCCGGCCTCGCAGCGGCGTATCGGCTCCAGCAGCGCGGACACGACGTCCGCGTCTTCGAGGCGAGCGAGGACCTGGGGGGACTGGCCGCGGTGTACGAGACGGACGGGGACCCTATCGAGAAGTTCTACCACCACCTCTCGAAATCCGAGGAGACCATCGTCGAACTCGCCGAGGAGCTCGGCCTGGGCGGGGACGTCGAGTGGCGAATCGGGGAGAACGCCTACTACGTCGACGGCGTCGTCCACCCGATGGACAAGCCCTGGGAGATTCTCTCCTTTCCCCACTGGAGCCTCTACGATAAGTTCCGGCTGGGCATGCTGACCCTCGACGTCGACGTCCGGGGCGGGATACCGAAGTTCGACACCTACGAGAAACTCGAAGACTTCGAGGACGTCCCCGTCGAGGAGTTCGCCCGCGACCACACCACACAGAACGTCTACGAGACCTTCTTCGAGCCGCTGCTGGACGCGAAGTTCGGCTCCCGGAAAGCCGACGTGAGCGCCGCCTGGCTGCTGGGCCGCATCAAGTTCCGCGGCGAGCGCGACATCCTCAACGGCGAGATACTGGGCTACCTCGACGGCGGTTTCGGCCGCCTGCTCGACGCGCTGGTCGACGCCGTCGGCCGCGAGAACGTCGAGACGGGGACCCGCGTGACCGACATCGAGAGCACGGACGGCGAGGTGACGGGGTTGACCGCCGAACACGAGGGCGAGGACGGCGAGACGGTCACCGAGGCACACGACGTGGACAGCGTCGTCGTCGCGGCGATGCCCGACGTCCTCGAAGATCTGACCGGCTACCCCTGTGAAATCGACTTCCAGGGAACCGTCTGCTCGGTCATCAGCATGGACGAGCCGCTGCTGGACACCTACTGGCTGAACATCGCCGACGAGGCGCCCTTCGGCGCGCTCATCGAACACACGAACTTCGTCGAACGGGAACGCTACGGGGGCGAACACCTGCTGTACGTCGCCCGCTACATCCAGTCGCCCGAGGAGGACGTCTGGCAGCAGGACGACGACGAGGTGCGGGAGACGTGGCTCTCCGGCATCGAGTCGCTGTTCCCCGAGTTCGACCGCGACGCCGTGAACTGGGTCCGGACCTCGCGCAACCCGCGCACGGCACCGGTGTACGAACGCGGCTATCTCGACATGGTCGTCCCCTACGACCTCTCGGAGGACGTGGCCGACGGCGTCTACTACGCCGGGATGGCCTCGGAAGCCCAGTACCCCGAGCGGTCGCTCAACGGCGGTATCGTCGCGGGCTACGAAGTGGCCGACCGCATCCACGAGACGTAA
- a CDS encoding DUF6149 family protein gives MKLRQNVKHFAAKQALTLPVVGEKVNDRLVGMHTDIFAGKADPERADERRDHLDDFFDATMDTYVAALEAGFPEAKAREITHVQANFDFYNHGWTEMMEFPADELTEHHERYEAFFGRHGITIEDPLGTFRPADGIAEAPSTPEKLDDPEHPHAEGGFADDAYVETEDGELVVGGQEEPEDIDPGEAPGVDDEHTAD, from the coding sequence ATGAAACTCCGCCAGAACGTCAAACATTTCGCCGCGAAGCAGGCACTGACGCTGCCGGTGGTCGGGGAGAAGGTCAACGACCGCCTGGTCGGGATGCACACGGACATCTTCGCCGGGAAGGCCGACCCGGAGCGGGCCGACGAGCGCCGGGACCATCTGGACGACTTCTTCGACGCGACGATGGACACGTACGTCGCCGCGCTGGAGGCCGGCTTCCCGGAGGCCAAAGCCCGCGAGATAACCCACGTGCAGGCCAACTTCGACTTCTACAACCACGGCTGGACGGAGATGATGGAGTTCCCGGCCGACGAGCTCACCGAACACCACGAGCGCTACGAGGCGTTCTTCGGACGCCACGGTATCACCATCGAGGACCCCCTCGGGACGTTCCGGCCGGCCGACGGCATCGCCGAGGCGCCGTCGACGCCCGAGAAGCTCGACGACCCCGAACACCCCCACGCCGAGGGCGGCTTCGCCGACGACGCCTACGTCGAGACCGAGGACGGCGAACTCGTCGTGGGCGGGCAGGAAGAACCCGAAGATATCGACCCCGGCGAGGCCCCCGGCGTCGACGACGAGCACACCGCCGACTGA
- a CDS encoding NAD(P)/FAD-dependent oxidoreductase produces MSTSHVIIGDGIAGASAAETIREADPDASVTVITDEGEALYNRILIKEFAKGKLPEAPISIHEPEWYDERDIDLQLNTHVTDVEPVAHEIHTHEGETYEYDKLLVATGGTPAQLPVENSDADGVHHFWTFQDARGIREHAEESDQGIIVGAGLLGIDLAAVCAAQGIDAKYLMRGDRWWRYALSADGAEIIHEALRENGVEPVFDSGVDRFEVDDDGHVSGAVDPNGEQFDGQWAGVAIGLNFNTEFLDGAGIEEDDGIVVDEYMQTSVEDIYAAGDITQFYDTILNSRAQNGAWGSAKEQGSVAGRNMVADDEAKEFRWVSSYSITHFDFPFLSFGHPARGDDEAERKYSDSEWRRLAFENGQLIGGVLIGDLSQQSKFKKLIREERKVADQKELLLAKDVDLEEVKANTAAPAE; encoded by the coding sequence ATGAGCACGTCGCACGTGATTATCGGGGACGGTATCGCGGGAGCGTCCGCAGCGGAGACTATTCGGGAAGCGGACCCTGACGCATCAGTGACCGTCATCACCGACGAGGGAGAGGCCCTCTACAACCGGATTCTCATCAAGGAGTTCGCGAAGGGGAAACTGCCCGAGGCCCCCATCTCCATCCACGAGCCCGAGTGGTACGACGAGCGCGACATCGACCTCCAGCTCAACACCCACGTCACCGATGTCGAGCCCGTCGCCCACGAGATTCACACGCACGAAGGCGAGACCTACGAGTACGACAAGCTGCTCGTCGCCACCGGCGGGACGCCTGCACAGCTCCCCGTCGAGAACAGCGACGCCGACGGCGTCCACCACTTCTGGACGTTTCAGGACGCTCGGGGCATCCGCGAGCACGCAGAGGAGTCCGACCAGGGCATCATCGTCGGCGCGGGGCTGCTGGGTATCGACCTCGCCGCCGTCTGTGCGGCCCAGGGCATCGACGCCAAGTACCTGATGCGGGGGGACCGCTGGTGGCGCTACGCGCTGTCGGCCGACGGCGCGGAGATAATCCACGAGGCCCTGCGCGAGAACGGCGTCGAACCCGTCTTCGACTCCGGCGTCGACCGCTTCGAGGTCGACGACGACGGCCACGTCTCGGGGGCCGTGGACCCCAACGGCGAGCAGTTCGACGGCCAGTGGGCCGGCGTCGCCATCGGGCTGAACTTCAACACGGAGTTCCTCGACGGCGCGGGCATCGAGGAGGACGACGGCATCGTCGTCGACGAGTACATGCAGACCAGCGTCGAGGACATCTACGCCGCGGGCGACATCACCCAGTTCTACGACACCATCCTCAACTCGCGCGCCCAGAACGGCGCGTGGGGCTCGGCCAAGGAGCAGGGGTCGGTCGCCGGGCGGAACATGGTCGCCGACGACGAGGCAAAGGAGTTCCGCTGGGTCTCCTCGTACTCCATCACCCACTTCGACTTCCCCTTCCTCTCCTTTGGCCACCCTGCCCGGGGCGACGACGAGGCGGAACGGAAGTACTCCGACAGCGAGTGGCGCCGACTCGCCTTCGAGAACGGCCAGCTCATCGGCGGCGTGCTAATCGGCGACCTCTCCCAGCAGTCCAAGTTCAAGAAGCTCATCCGCGAGGAGCGCAAGGTCGCAGACCAGAAAGAGCTCCTGCTGGCGAAAGACGTCGACCTCGAAGAAGTGAAGGCCAACACGGCCGCGCCCGCCGAATAA
- a CDS encoding PQQ-binding-like beta-propeller repeat protein has product MVKESRRREILSVLGAVGASALAGCGTPSDGETNSQDSGTAGPWPMYSVDAANVGSLPDQSGPRENITTQWSFRTNDEVYSSPAVADGTVYVGSSDKTVYAIDAESGTETWAFDTDGVVYSSPAVVGGTVYVGCHDTKLYAIDAESGEQEWVFSEPGNNLWTPAVANGTVYVGSWDNNLYAVDSESGEQEWLFETGGVIQASPAVADGTVYVGSDDDTVYALDAESGTEQWTLQTGGFVQSAPAVVDGTVYVGSHDDTVYAIDAESGEEQWRYEMLGSLNSSPAVADGRVYLGNIDGFVYAVDAATGEEQWKYRTDGYVSTPAVVGDTVYAGSRDNSVYGLDAESGEVLWTFETGSRVESSPAVADGTVYVGSDDQSVYALTEE; this is encoded by the coding sequence ATGGTGAAAGAATCTCGGCGCCGCGAGATACTGTCGGTGCTCGGGGCGGTGGGGGCCAGCGCGCTCGCAGGGTGTGGAACCCCGTCCGACGGGGAAACGAACTCACAGGACTCGGGTACTGCGGGGCCCTGGCCGATGTACTCGGTCGACGCGGCCAACGTCGGGAGCCTGCCGGACCAGTCCGGCCCGAGGGAGAACATCACGACCCAGTGGTCGTTCCGGACCAACGACGAGGTGTATTCCTCGCCGGCGGTAGCCGATGGCACCGTCTACGTCGGGAGTTCCGACAAGACCGTGTACGCGATAGATGCCGAGAGCGGTACGGAAACGTGGGCGTTCGATACCGACGGAGTGGTGTACTCCTCGCCGGCTGTCGTCGGCGGGACAGTGTACGTAGGCTGTCACGACACCAAGCTGTACGCGATAGACGCCGAGAGCGGCGAACAGGAGTGGGTGTTCTCGGAGCCCGGTAACAACCTCTGGACGCCCGCCGTAGCGAACGGGACGGTGTATGTCGGTAGCTGGGACAACAACCTGTACGCGGTCGACAGCGAGAGCGGGGAGCAGGAGTGGCTGTTCGAGACGGGCGGCGTCATCCAGGCGTCACCGGCGGTCGCCGACGGCACCGTCTACGTCGGCAGCGACGACGACACCGTGTACGCCCTCGACGCCGAGAGCGGCACGGAGCAGTGGACGTTACAAACAGGCGGCTTCGTCCAGTCCGCACCAGCGGTCGTCGACGGCACCGTCTACGTCGGGAGTCACGACGACACCGTGTACGCCATCGACGCCGAGAGCGGCGAGGAGCAGTGGCGCTACGAGATGCTGGGCTCACTCAACTCCTCGCCGGCAGTGGCCGACGGCAGGGTCTACCTCGGCAACATCGACGGGTTCGTCTACGCCGTCGACGCAGCGACCGGCGAGGAACAGTGGAAGTATCGGACTGACGGCTACGTCTCTACGCCTGCAGTCGTCGGCGACACTGTCTACGCGGGAAGCCGGGACAACAGCGTCTACGGACTCGACGCCGAGAGCGGCGAGGTGCTGTGGACCTTCGAGACCGGCAGTCGGGTCGAGTCCTCGCCGGCGGTGGCCGACGGCACCGTTTACGTCGGCAGTGACGACCAGTCGGTGTACGCACTGACCGAGGAATAA
- a CDS encoding PQQ-binding-like beta-propeller repeat protein, producing the protein MARQDHLCMKDTKQQLGSQSNSASNSSRRAFVAALATGATAGLAGCGGSGDGGSPEQTGESAGSGPQLDQHVRFYRGDTARTGAFPDRTGPDSAVSESWSVSLDIPRGARIRGHPFAAGGSVFVVSRKTLHAIDPFDQSVRWRVADGSFRGSLAVVDGSLYAPTRGSEVRVYDTATGEKQWQYETRDKVQNAPAVRDGTLYHASYSVGGQGKLAAIDVETEREEWETEYNYGGGVTPALTDERVFYVGDNARIVAATLDGESDWEFLGTYEKKAVSVGGGGVYFVRDRQGGRGYLDEQDASVVALDADEGNKRWRFDTGNEEIAGAPAVGSDAVYAASGNSVYRIDSETGESDWTATLSGGVRTTPMLYGETLYVTSGGEALVALNKADGSERWRTEAPTVGSHEPVLVDGTVYLAAGDALRAYS; encoded by the coding sequence ATGGCACGTCAGGACCATCTCTGCATGAAGGATACGAAACAGCAGCTCGGTTCCCAGTCGAACAGTGCGTCGAACAGCAGCCGCCGGGCCTTCGTCGCGGCACTCGCAACGGGCGCGACGGCCGGACTCGCCGGATGTGGCGGTAGCGGTGACGGTGGCAGTCCCGAGCAGACCGGCGAAAGCGCCGGAAGCGGCCCGCAACTCGACCAGCACGTGCGATTCTATCGCGGGGACACCGCCCGAACGGGTGCGTTCCCGGACCGAACCGGCCCCGACAGTGCCGTCTCGGAATCCTGGTCGGTCTCACTCGACATCCCACGGGGTGCTCGAATCAGAGGCCACCCATTTGCGGCAGGGGGGTCGGTGTTCGTCGTGTCGAGAAAGACGCTCCACGCGATAGATCCGTTCGACCAGTCGGTCCGGTGGCGGGTCGCCGACGGGAGCTTCAGGGGTAGCCTCGCCGTCGTCGACGGGAGCCTGTACGCGCCGACACGGGGGAGCGAGGTCCGCGTCTACGACACGGCGACCGGTGAGAAACAGTGGCAGTACGAAACCAGGGACAAGGTCCAGAACGCGCCGGCGGTCCGCGACGGGACTCTGTATCACGCCAGTTACTCCGTCGGCGGCCAGGGCAAACTGGCAGCGATCGACGTCGAGACCGAGCGGGAGGAGTGGGAGACCGAGTACAACTACGGCGGTGGAGTGACACCCGCCCTCACCGACGAGCGGGTGTTCTACGTGGGTGACAACGCCAGAATCGTCGCCGCGACGCTCGACGGGGAATCCGACTGGGAGTTCCTCGGCACGTACGAGAAGAAAGCGGTTTCAGTCGGTGGAGGTGGCGTCTACTTCGTCCGCGACCGACAGGGCGGCCGCGGATACCTCGACGAACAGGACGCCAGCGTCGTCGCACTGGACGCCGATGAGGGGAACAAGCGGTGGCGGTTCGACACGGGCAACGAGGAGATAGCGGGCGCTCCGGCCGTCGGTAGCGACGCGGTGTACGCCGCGAGCGGGAACAGCGTCTACCGAATCGACAGCGAGACCGGCGAGAGCGACTGGACGGCCACGTTGTCCGGCGGCGTACGGACGACCCCGATGCTGTACGGGGAGACGCTGTACGTTACGAGCGGTGGGGAGGCGCTCGTCGCACTGAACAAGGCCGACGGGTCCGAGCGGTGGCGTACCGAAGCGCCCACCGTCGGCTCGCACGAACCCGTCCTCGTCGACGGAACCGTGTACCTGGCTGCCGGCGACGCCCTTAGAGCGTACAGCTGA
- a CDS encoding histidine phosphatase family protein — MADTVWVVRHGQRRDSVDPEWEHHADRVHDPPLTELGRWAAWRTGRYFVESVVTFDAVYASPFLRTAETAEEICRETGNVALLEPGLGEHRNAEWFETDPETVPNERLAEWFDPIELDHDPHVVPEFPESHSEAMERAGRAAQSLVADTDGTVLFVGHGLSVGGVVHGLVGSADEVEAPLCGLTLLERDGEEWVLEFSGETSHLDDE, encoded by the coding sequence ATGGCAGACACTGTCTGGGTCGTCCGTCACGGCCAGCGCCGGGACAGCGTCGACCCCGAGTGGGAGCACCACGCCGACCGCGTCCACGACCCGCCGCTGACCGAGCTGGGCCGATGGGCGGCGTGGCGGACCGGCCGCTACTTCGTCGAGTCGGTCGTCACGTTCGACGCCGTCTACGCCTCGCCGTTCCTCCGCACGGCGGAGACGGCCGAGGAGATCTGCCGCGAGACCGGGAACGTGGCCCTGCTGGAGCCCGGACTGGGCGAGCACCGCAACGCCGAGTGGTTCGAGACCGACCCCGAGACCGTCCCGAACGAGCGGCTGGCCGAGTGGTTCGACCCGATCGAACTCGACCACGACCCCCACGTCGTCCCGGAGTTCCCCGAGAGCCACAGCGAGGCCATGGAGCGGGCCGGGCGGGCCGCGCAGTCGCTCGTCGCCGACACCGACGGGACGGTGTTGTTCGTCGGCCACGGGTTGAGCGTCGGGGGCGTCGTCCACGGGCTCGTCGGGTCGGCCGACGAGGTCGAGGCGCCGCTGTGTGGGCTAACGCTGCTTGAACGCGACGGCGAGGAGTGGGTGCTGGAGTTCTCCGGGGAGACGAGCCATCTAGACGACGAGTGA
- a CDS encoding DUF7124 domain-containing protein, translating to MDGGSGDMTLAFDLGALKELAYPDSVFTDARQWSEYVGVISEQPTYVVTNFTRKHRIRQDFFSGPRGREESLENVKEQFDTDRHVFVGSGEADAALAEATGWEFLPVADAAEAADWELGEPQAPEATANEDADARDDWP from the coding sequence ATGGATGGCGGCAGCGGCGACATGACACTCGCGTTCGACCTCGGAGCGCTCAAGGAGCTGGCCTACCCGGACAGCGTGTTCACCGACGCACGCCAGTGGTCCGAGTACGTCGGCGTCATCTCCGAACAGCCGACCTACGTGGTGACCAACTTCACGCGAAAGCACCGCATCAGGCAGGACTTCTTCTCGGGGCCACGCGGGCGCGAGGAGAGTCTGGAGAACGTCAAAGAGCAGTTCGACACCGACCGACACGTCTTCGTCGGCAGCGGCGAGGCCGACGCGGCGCTCGCCGAGGCGACCGGCTGGGAGTTCCTCCCGGTCGCCGACGCCGCCGAGGCGGCCGACTGGGAACTGGGCGAGCCCCAGGCCCCCGAGGCGACGGCAAACGAGGACGCGGACGCGCGCGACGACTGGCCCTGA
- a CDS encoding DUF5815 family protein produces MAEPRVPGGRESELELACGEVIDTHDDLHMGIRQFDCACGSTHAVVVGAHPLARFVPEFLEEILVETIEPADDHEEFTMAHLMGVVIEEFPEKVAFADASEDGAVGFSMAWVTDFDARRLHEIVVELIVELMEHAVSHAEDDEMAAEFESQMLEFDIGVFVDQYRAQRNFEDEHDSAV; encoded by the coding sequence ATGGCAGAACCGCGCGTGCCCGGCGGGCGCGAGTCCGAGCTCGAACTCGCCTGCGGCGAGGTCATCGACACCCACGACGACCTCCACATGGGAATCCGGCAGTTCGACTGCGCGTGCGGGTCGACCCACGCCGTCGTGGTGGGCGCCCACCCGCTGGCCCGTTTCGTCCCCGAGTTTCTGGAGGAAATCCTCGTCGAGACCATCGAACCGGCCGACGACCACGAGGAGTTCACGATGGCCCACCTCATGGGCGTCGTCATCGAGGAGTTCCCCGAGAAGGTCGCGTTCGCCGACGCCAGCGAGGACGGCGCCGTCGGCTTTTCGATGGCCTGGGTGACCGATTTCGACGCCCGGCGCCTCCACGAAATCGTCGTCGAACTCATCGTCGAACTGATGGAACACGCCGTCTCCCACGCCGAGGACGACGAGATGGCCGCGGAGTTCGAGTCCCAGATGCTGGAGTTCGACATCGGCGTGTTCGTCGACCAGTACCGCGCCCAGAGAAACTTCGAGGACGAGCACGACTCGGCGGTCTGA